In bacterium, a single genomic region encodes these proteins:
- a CDS encoding NAD(P)H-dependent oxidoreductase subunit E — protein sequence MSEREEELQVLKTVKSFQAEKTNLIPMLQQIQALVGYLPSWGMEEVAKHLSIPVGEVYGVATFYNQFRLTPPGKYQVKVCTGTACHVKRSYVILEEWERRLGIKEGQTTEDRLFGLEKVACVGCCALAPVVVIRHNSTEAFYGNMMTSKVNGLILEVERKEGDGSAR from the coding sequence ATGTCCGAGAGGGAAGAAGAACTCCAGGTGCTCAAGACCGTGAAGAGTTTCCAGGCAGAAAAAACAAATCTCATCCCAATGCTGCAGCAGATACAGGCCCTTGTGGGGTATCTGCCCTCATGGGGTATGGAAGAGGTGGCCAAGCACCTGTCCATCCCAGTGGGGGAGGTATATGGAGTCGCAACTTTCTACAATCAATTTCGTCTCACTCCTCCTGGGAAGTACCAGGTCAAGGTCTGTACAGGAACCGCATGTCATGTGAAGCGCTCCTATGTGATCCTGGAAGAATGGGAACGCAGGCTGGGTATCAAGGAGGGACAGACCACCGAGGACAGGCTCTTTGGTTTGGAAAAGGTTGCCTGTGTGGGCTGTTGTGCCTTGGCGCCGGTGGTTGTCATCCGCCACAACTCAACAGAGGCTTTCTACGGCAACATGATGACCAGCAAGGTCAATGGCCTAATTCTGGAGGTGGAAAGGAAAGAGGGCGATGGCTCGGCCCGATGA
- a CDS encoding NADH-ubiquinone oxidoreductase-F iron-sulfur binding region domain-containing protein, translating into MARPDDLGNRFEQIRQEALARWRALWEDPRALITVGTATCGLAQGAGELLDVLRESSTRLGLEVQVREVGCIGHCYAEPLVTVKMPGMSPYLYARVNPTKAELLLRYVVRDGDPFLDFVMGALQEDELMPPVWDLPRFHYEKRLILEHCGLIDPEDIHHYIAMGGYRALLRSLSMKPEHIIGKLAASGLRGRGGAGFPTAHKWEICKNSPYGSPIVICNGDEGDPGAYMDRAVLESNPHQVLEGLAIAALAVGASLGYVYVRAEYPLAIRRVRKALEDATHLGLMGRDILGTGREFQVRLFEGSGAFVCGEETALIASIQGERGMPRPRPPFPAERGLWGRPTLVNNVKTLALIPKILENGESSFTEIGTPSSPGTMVFSVVGKCEQPGLVEVPLGTTLKQLVFDICGGIPAGKSFKALQIGGPSGGCIPASLQDTPMDYETLQEAGSMMGSGGIVVLDEEDCMVEVARFFLEFTQGESCGKCTFCRIGTRQMLELLTEITMGKATPEHLQLLEELAMDVKLGSLCNLGATAPNPVLTTLRYFRQEYLAHILEKKCPALQCRELTAYYILPERCAAGCDACVGTCPTEAIYTMRNRKKAVEQEKCVKCGECVRACPPEYKAVIRISPATEVPAPQAPRAEKDSH; encoded by the coding sequence ATGGCTCGGCCCGATGATCTCGGGAACAGGTTTGAACAGATCCGGCAAGAGGCTCTTGCCAGATGGAGGGCTCTGTGGGAAGACCCCAGAGCCTTGATAACCGTGGGAACAGCCACCTGTGGACTGGCCCAAGGGGCCGGAGAGTTGCTGGATGTATTAAGGGAGTCATCCACTCGCCTGGGTCTGGAGGTTCAAGTCCGGGAAGTGGGCTGTATCGGCCACTGTTATGCAGAGCCTCTGGTGACAGTGAAGATGCCGGGGATGTCCCCATACCTGTACGCACGGGTCAACCCAACAAAAGCAGAGCTGCTGCTGCGTTATGTTGTGAGGGATGGAGATCCCTTCTTGGATTTTGTCATGGGTGCTCTCCAAGAAGATGAGCTCATGCCCCCTGTTTGGGATCTTCCCAGGTTCCATTATGAAAAGAGACTCATCCTGGAGCATTGCGGGCTAATAGATCCAGAGGATATCCACCATTACATAGCCATGGGAGGCTACAGGGCTTTGCTCAGGAGCCTTTCCATGAAACCAGAGCATATCATAGGGAAGCTGGCGGCCTCAGGTCTGAGGGGAAGGGGAGGAGCAGGCTTTCCCACTGCGCACAAGTGGGAAATCTGTAAAAACAGCCCTTACGGAAGTCCCATTGTCATCTGCAATGGGGATGAGGGAGACCCAGGGGCCTACATGGACAGGGCAGTGTTGGAGAGCAATCCTCATCAGGTCCTGGAGGGTTTGGCCATAGCTGCTCTGGCCGTGGGTGCTTCCCTGGGATATGTGTATGTACGGGCAGAGTATCCCTTGGCCATAAGGAGGGTCAGAAAAGCACTTGAGGATGCTACCCATCTGGGTCTGATGGGCAGGGACATCCTGGGAACTGGCAGGGAATTTCAGGTCAGGCTGTTCGAGGGTTCAGGAGCCTTTGTCTGCGGGGAAGAAACGGCACTCATAGCATCCATCCAGGGGGAGCGGGGAATGCCAAGGCCCAGGCCACCCTTCCCTGCCGAGAGAGGGCTTTGGGGAAGGCCTACTCTGGTCAACAACGTCAAGACCTTGGCCTTGATACCCAAGATACTGGAGAATGGGGAGTCATCTTTTACAGAAATCGGAACCCCTTCCAGTCCGGGGACAATGGTCTTTTCCGTGGTAGGCAAATGTGAGCAGCCAGGACTCGTGGAGGTGCCTTTGGGAACCACCCTCAAGCAACTGGTTTTCGATATTTGCGGGGGTATACCGGCAGGCAAGAGTTTCAAGGCTCTTCAAATAGGCGGCCCTTCAGGTGGCTGCATTCCGGCATCTCTTCAGGACACCCCAATGGATTACGAAACTCTCCAGGAGGCCGGAAGTATGATGGGCTCAGGCGGGATAGTGGTTCTGGACGAGGAAGACTGCATGGTGGAGGTGGCACGCTTTTTCTTGGAGTTCACCCAGGGGGAGTCCTGCGGGAAGTGCACCTTCTGTCGCATAGGCACCCGCCAGATGTTGGAATTACTAACAGAAATAACCATGGGTAAAGCAACCCCAGAGCACCTCCAACTCTTGGAAGAGCTGGCCATGGATGTGAAACTTGGCTCTCTTTGCAATCTTGGGGCCACGGCTCCCAACCCGGTCTTGACCACTCTGAGGTATTTCAGACAGGAGTATCTGGCTCACATCCTTGAGAAGAAATGCCCTGCCCTGCAATGCAGGGAGCTCACCGCCTATTACATTCTCCCTGAACGCTGTGCAGCAGGCTGTGATGCCTGTGTGGGGACATGTCCCACAGAGGCCATATACACAATGCGTAATCGCAAGAAGGCAGTGGAACAGGAAAAGTGCGTCAAATGCGGCGAGTGCGTGCGTGCTTGCCCGCCCGAATATAAGGCCGTGATCCGCATCTCCCCGGCCACTGAAGTTCCGGCTCCCCAGGCTCCCAGGGCCGAGAAAGACTCTCACTGA
- a CDS encoding 2Fe-2S iron-sulfur cluster-binding protein, whose protein sequence is MSAKCVRLEIDGLEIEAMAGESVLSAALRNSIYIPHLCHQQEMETEPFGGCRLCFVEILGKPHPVTSCTQRVAHGMEVRTDTQSVRNLQRSALRLLLSTHRVDCARCFANRKCRLQDLARALGVGLKTSGLKDLSLQESRDSTLGKVIYDRSKCVLCGSCVSWARENGTGIFQFAGRGLATRIALFPFEGDEGILEGVWNVCPVGALFPSDAAAA, encoded by the coding sequence GTGAGTGCCAAGTGTGTTCGATTGGAAATAGACGGGCTAGAAATAGAGGCCATGGCTGGTGAGAGCGTGCTCAGCGCTGCACTGAGAAACTCCATTTACATTCCCCACCTCTGCCACCAACAGGAAATGGAAACCGAGCCATTTGGGGGATGCCGACTTTGCTTTGTGGAAATCCTGGGCAAGCCCCACCCTGTCACCTCTTGCACACAGAGGGTGGCTCATGGAATGGAGGTGCGCACAGATACCCAGAGTGTCAGGAACCTGCAACGTTCGGCCTTGAGGCTCTTGCTTTCAACCCACAGGGTGGATTGCGCCCGTTGTTTCGCCAACCGCAAATGCCGGCTTCAGGATTTGGCAAGAGCCCTGGGAGTGGGACTAAAGACCTCGGGTCTCAAGGACCTGTCTTTGCAGGAATCCAGAGACAGCACCCTGGGTAAGGTGATTTACGACAGGAGCAAGTGCGTGCTTTGCGGAAGCTGCGTGAGTTGGGCCAGAGAAAATGGCACAGGGATCTTTCAGTTTGCAGGCAGGGGACTGGCCACCCGAATCGCTCTTTTTCCCTTTGAAGGGGATGAAGGAATATTGGAGGGTGTCTGGAATGTGTGTCCGGTGGGAGCTCTTTTCCCTTCAGATGCAGCCGCAGCCTAG
- a CDS encoding pyridoxamine 5'-phosphate oxidase family protein, which translates to MDLKDYFEKTTGIGVLATADAQGNVDAAIFSRPHVMDDGTVAFIMPERLTHHNLESNPNAAYLFVENGPGWKGVRLFLKKLRDEKDSELLKSLKRRRYEGDEEGRHLVFFEVKKVLPLIGSAEKG; encoded by the coding sequence ATGGACCTCAAGGATTACTTTGAGAAGACCACAGGAATTGGGGTTCTTGCCACGGCAGATGCACAGGGAAACGTGGATGCGGCCATCTTCAGCAGGCCTCATGTCATGGATGATGGGACAGTAGCTTTCATAATGCCTGAGAGGCTTACCCACCACAATCTGGAATCAAACCCCAATGCCGCCTATCTGTTCGTAGAGAATGGACCGGGTTGGAAAGGTGTGAGGCTCTTTCTTAAGAAGCTCAGGGACGAGAAGGATTCTGAACTGCTAAAAAGCTTAAAGAGGCGAAGGTACGAAGGTGACGAGGAGGGAAGACATCTTGTGTTCTTTGAAGTAAAAAAGGTTCTACCCTTGATAGGTTCCGCAGAAAAAGGCTAG